A genomic segment from Ruegeria sp. TM1040 encodes:
- the hemP gene encoding hemin uptake protein HemP: MSNLKPISQADITAATQPETYPTYHAEDLTRGGVQARILLNGQIYSLRITRAGKLILTK; the protein is encoded by the coding sequence ATGAGCAACCTGAAACCGATTTCCCAAGCCGACATCACCGCCGCCACGCAGCCGGAAACCTATCCGACCTACCACGCCGAGGATCTCACGCGCGGGGGCGTGCAGGCGCGCATTCTTCTCAATGGTCAGATCTATTCGCTGCGGATCACCCGCGCGGGCAAGCTGATTTTGACCAAGTGA
- the metG gene encoding methionine--tRNA ligase, which yields MARILITSALPYINGIKHLGNLVGSQLPADLYARYNRGRGHEVMFLCATDEHGTPAELAAAKAGKPVADYCAEMHAVQADIAKRFGLSFDHYGRSSSPQNHALTQHFAGKLEEAGLITEVSEKQVYSNADGRFLPDRYIEGTCPNCGFEKARGDQCEECTKQLDPTDLINPRSAISGSTDLEVRETKHLFLRQSAMRDQLDQWIDSKTDWPVLTTSIAKKWLHDGDGLQDRGITRDLDWGIAVKKGDADWPGMEGKVFYVWFDAPIEYIAAAGEWAEAHGKTDADWERWWRTDKGADDVKYVQFMGKDNVPFHTLSFPATLLGSGEPWKMVDHLKSFNYLNYDGGQFSTSQGRGVFMDQALEILPADYWRWWLLSHAPESSDSEFTWENFQQSVNKDLADVLGNFVSRITKFCRSKFGEEVPDGGTWGEQEQTLIEELSTRIGAFERHMEAMEVRKSAQELRAIWVAGNEYLQSAAPWSVFKEDPERAAGQVRLGLNLIRLYAVLSAPFIPDASDRLFAALGTEDRSWPEDVAAALAALPAGHAFTVPEVLFAKITDEQREEWQERFAGGRSA from the coding sequence ATGGCCCGAATTCTCATCACCTCGGCACTGCCCTATATCAATGGGATCAAGCACCTCGGCAACCTCGTGGGGAGCCAACTTCCTGCCGATCTCTATGCCCGCTACAACCGGGGACGCGGCCATGAGGTCATGTTCCTCTGCGCGACCGACGAACACGGCACCCCCGCAGAACTGGCCGCAGCCAAAGCCGGCAAGCCCGTGGCCGATTATTGCGCCGAAATGCACGCCGTGCAGGCCGACATCGCCAAGCGGTTTGGCCTGTCGTTTGACCATTATGGCCGCTCCTCGAGCCCGCAGAACCACGCGCTGACTCAGCATTTTGCGGGCAAGCTCGAAGAGGCTGGCCTGATTACCGAAGTGTCGGAAAAACAGGTCTATTCCAACGCCGATGGCCGCTTTCTGCCTGATCGCTATATCGAGGGCACCTGCCCCAACTGCGGCTTTGAGAAGGCGCGCGGCGATCAATGCGAGGAATGCACCAAACAGCTCGATCCGACCGACCTCATCAACCCGCGCTCTGCGATCTCGGGGTCGACCGACCTTGAGGTGCGCGAGACCAAGCACCTGTTCCTGCGCCAGTCCGCAATGCGCGACCAACTGGACCAGTGGATAGACTCTAAGACCGACTGGCCGGTGCTCACCACCTCGATTGCCAAGAAATGGCTGCATGATGGCGACGGTTTGCAGGACCGGGGCATCACCCGTGACCTCGACTGGGGGATTGCGGTCAAAAAAGGCGACGCGGACTGGCCTGGCATGGAAGGCAAGGTCTTCTACGTCTGGTTCGACGCACCGATTGAATATATCGCAGCCGCTGGCGAATGGGCCGAGGCCCATGGCAAAACCGATGCCGATTGGGAGCGCTGGTGGCGCACCGACAAGGGCGCGGATGACGTCAAATATGTGCAGTTCATGGGCAAGGACAACGTTCCCTTCCACACCCTGTCCTTCCCCGCGACCCTGCTGGGGTCGGGCGAGCCGTGGAAGATGGTCGATCATCTGAAATCCTTCAACTACCTCAACTATGATGGCGGTCAGTTCTCCACCTCGCAGGGGCGCGGCGTGTTCATGGATCAGGCGCTCGAGATCCTGCCTGCCGATTACTGGCGCTGGTGGCTGCTGTCCCATGCCCCCGAAAGCTCCGATTCCGAATTCACCTGGGAGAACTTCCAGCAATCGGTGAACAAGGATCTGGCGGATGTGCTTGGGAACTTTGTCTCGCGCATCACCAAATTCTGCCGCTCGAAATTTGGCGAAGAGGTGCCCGATGGCGGCACCTGGGGCGAACAGGAACAGACCCTCATTGAAGAGCTCTCCACCCGCATCGGCGCCTTTGAACGCCATATGGAGGCGATGGAGGTGCGCAAATCGGCGCAGGAACTCCGCGCGATCTGGGTTGCGGGCAATGAATACCTGCAATCTGCCGCGCCTTGGTCGGTGTTCAAGGAAGACCCCGAGCGCGCGGCAGGTCAGGTCCGCCTCGGCCTCAATCTGATCCGTCTCTATGCGGTTCTGTCGGCGCCCTTCATTCCAGATGCCTCCGATCGCCTGTTTGCCGCTCTCGGCACCGAGGATCGCAGCTGGCCCGAAGACGTTGCCGCCGCACTCGCCGCCTTGCCCGCAGGCCATGCCTTCACGGTGCCGGAGGTGCTCTTTGCCAAGATTACCGATGAGCAGCGCGAAGAGTGGCAAGAGCGCTTTGCCGGAGGTCGCAGCGCCTAA
- a CDS encoding OB-fold-containig protein gives MTDLLLDGAFAPFTVALALLLGLVGMEVLALLLGGSLLGGDSDADLDGPGGPELDADLDMGAVDLDALDSADLEALNFESVEGLEADTGSAAPDVTGGGGVLSWLGIGRMPFLIWIGCLCLAFGLSGMALQLGARSLFQSFAPAGLVAIPSGVFGLWFTRGFGAVFARILPQTETEAVSEGALGRRRGVITQGTAQRGRPAEVRVTDRYGNAHYLRAEPLSDQEKIAQGTEVLVIRDRRSKRYVLVPLSE, from the coding sequence ATGACAGATCTTCTTCTCGACGGGGCCTTTGCCCCATTCACCGTGGCTCTTGCGCTTTTGCTCGGTCTGGTGGGGATGGAAGTTCTGGCATTGCTCTTGGGAGGCAGCCTCCTTGGAGGTGACAGCGATGCCGATCTGGATGGCCCCGGCGGGCCTGAACTGGATGCGGATCTCGATATGGGGGCTGTGGATCTGGATGCGCTGGATAGCGCGGATCTGGAGGCTCTGAACTTTGAGTCAGTGGAGGGTCTTGAAGCCGACACGGGTTCGGCCGCGCCTGACGTCACTGGCGGGGGCGGTGTTCTGAGCTGGCTTGGCATCGGCCGCATGCCCTTCCTGATCTGGATCGGCTGTCTGTGTTTGGCCTTTGGCCTCTCTGGTATGGCGTTGCAGCTGGGCGCGCGGAGCCTCTTTCAGAGCTTTGCACCGGCCGGACTGGTTGCGATCCCTTCAGGTGTGTTTGGTCTCTGGTTCACGCGTGGTTTTGGCGCCGTTTTTGCGCGCATCTTGCCACAGACCGAGACCGAAGCCGTCTCGGAGGGCGCATTGGGCCGCAGACGCGGCGTGATCACCCAAGGCACCGCGCAACGCGGTCGCCCCGCCGAAGTGCGCGTCACCGACCGCTATGGAAACGCGCACTACCTGCGCGCAGAACCCCTGAGCGATCAGGAAAAGATTGCGCAGGGCACCGAGGTGCTCGTGATCCGGGATCGGCGGAGCAAACGATATGTTCTGGTGCCGCTCTCTGAATAA
- a CDS encoding DUF6552 family protein encodes MPSDTLALVSTRERLVFAVKWGASAVQIMGYTATGFGWTPWNLYLFLFGVVGWFAVGALWNDKALMLVHLVALGAMIAGMASG; translated from the coding sequence GTGCCGTCTGATACCTTGGCCCTTGTATCGACGCGCGAGCGCCTTGTCTTCGCGGTCAAGTGGGGCGCATCCGCCGTTCAGATCATGGGATACACTGCAACGGGGTTTGGCTGGACACCTTGGAATCTCTACTTGTTTCTTTTCGGAGTCGTAGGGTGGTTCGCCGTCGGCGCGCTATGGAATGACAAGGCGCTCATGCTTGTACACCTTGTCGCACTCGGCGCAATGATTGCCGGTATGGCAAGCGGGTGA
- a CDS encoding flotillin family protein codes for MDGSFLLVPVISILALVALIGLVLGRLYRRATREVSLVKTGSGGKKVIMDGGTVVVPLLHEISPVNMKTLRLEVQRSGEAALITQDRMRVDVGVEFYVSVMATEEGISRAAQTLGDRTFDVEQLREMIEGKLIDGLRAVAAQMTMDGLHENRADFVQEVQNAVSEDLLKNGLSLESVSLTALDQTPFEALDENNAFNAVGMRKLAEVIATSKKERAQIDAEAEVAVRRAAMEAERHKLLIEQDEQQARIEQMQKVETMRVAQEAEIAARTEDSVRETERARIAREEAIRAADIERERKIREAEITKERELEVAEQERQIIIAQKSEEESRARASADLARAEAIKATEAVATAREVAEAERQKQIVLIEAAREAERQATGIRLAAQAEKEAAADRAEARREEAQAEADALNIRAEAKKNDMLAEAEGKRALVEADNALSPELVRMKVDLARIEAMPSIIAEMVKPAEKIDSIKIHQVGGVGGGAAYSSAGASGDKPVVNQALDSIMGMAVQMPALKTLGRELGISMEDGVSGVVNGMLEGNDIAPEVAADPEATDQAKTSEVH; via the coding sequence ATGGATGGATCTTTCCTATTGGTGCCTGTCATCAGTATCTTGGCGCTGGTTGCCCTCATCGGGCTTGTCCTTGGACGGCTCTATCGCCGGGCCACCCGTGAAGTCAGCCTGGTAAAGACCGGCTCTGGCGGCAAAAAGGTCATTATGGACGGCGGTACGGTTGTGGTTCCGCTGCTGCATGAAATCAGCCCGGTCAACATGAAGACCCTGCGTCTGGAGGTGCAGCGCTCGGGTGAGGCGGCACTCATTACCCAGGACCGCATGCGGGTCGATGTGGGTGTGGAGTTCTACGTCTCGGTGATGGCCACCGAAGAAGGGATTTCGCGCGCGGCGCAGACGCTTGGGGACCGCACATTCGATGTCGAGCAGCTGCGCGAGATGATCGAAGGCAAGCTCATCGATGGTCTGCGCGCCGTGGCGGCCCAGATGACGATGGACGGGCTCCATGAAAACCGCGCCGATTTTGTGCAGGAGGTGCAGAATGCCGTCTCCGAGGATCTGCTGAAAAACGGTCTGTCGCTTGAATCCGTCTCGCTGACCGCGCTCGACCAGACACCCTTTGAGGCGCTGGATGAAAACAACGCCTTCAACGCGGTCGGTATGCGCAAGCTGGCAGAGGTGATTGCGACCTCCAAAAAAGAGCGCGCGCAGATCGACGCAGAGGCAGAAGTCGCCGTGCGCCGCGCCGCAATGGAAGCCGAGCGTCACAAGCTGTTGATCGAGCAGGATGAACAGCAGGCCCGCATCGAGCAGATGCAAAAGGTCGAGACCATGCGAGTCGCCCAAGAGGCGGAGATCGCAGCCCGGACCGAGGACTCGGTGCGCGAAACAGAACGCGCGCGGATCGCCCGCGAAGAAGCCATCCGCGCCGCCGATATTGAGCGCGAGCGCAAGATCCGCGAGGCCGAGATCACCAAGGAGCGCGAACTGGAGGTGGCCGAGCAGGAACGCCAGATCATCATTGCGCAGAAATCCGAGGAAGAAAGCCGCGCCCGCGCCTCTGCCGACCTCGCCCGTGCCGAGGCCATCAAGGCGACCGAGGCCGTCGCGACCGCGCGTGAGGTGGCCGAGGCCGAGCGTCAAAAGCAGATTGTCCTCATTGAGGCTGCGCGAGAGGCAGAGCGTCAAGCCACTGGCATCCGTCTGGCCGCGCAGGCCGAAAAAGAAGCCGCCGCCGACCGCGCCGAGGCCCGTCGCGAGGAAGCACAGGCCGAGGCAGACGCGCTCAATATTCGCGCGGAGGCCAAGAAAAACGACATGCTGGCCGAAGCGGAAGGTAAACGCGCCCTTGTGGAGGCGGACAATGCGCTCTCGCCGGAACTGGTGCGCATGAAGGTTGACCTCGCTCGCATCGAGGCGATGCCCTCGATCATTGCAGAGATGGTGAAACCGGCCGAGAAAATCGACTCGATCAAGATCCATCAGGTCGGTGGCGTGGGCGGCGGCGCGGCCTACAGCAGCGCGGGCGCCTCTGGCGACAAACCCGTGGTCAATCAGGCGCTCGATTCCATCATGGGCATGGCGGTGCAGATGCCGGCGCTCAAAACACTGGGGCGTGAACTGGGGATCTCAATGGAGGACGGCGTGTCCGGCGTGGTGAACGGCATGCTGGAGGGCAATGACATCGCCCCCGAAGTCGCCGCCGACCCGGAGGCAACGGATCAGGCGAAGACCTCAGAGGTTCACTAA
- a CDS encoding SDR family oxidoreductase gives MTVEKVALITAGGSGMGANAARKLADDGFKVGILSSSGKGEALGGELGGFGVTGSNLDGEALNELVEGAKDRWGRIDVLVNSAGHGPKGPVLEISDEDWHQGMEVYLMNVIRPTRLITPVMQAQGGGAIINISTFAAFEPDPLFPTSGVFRAGLAAFTKLYSDKYASENIRMNNVLPGFIDSLPETEDRKARIPMGRYGFASEVSSLISWLASENGGYMTGQNLCIDGGLTRAV, from the coding sequence ATGACAGTAGAAAAAGTAGCTCTGATTACGGCGGGTGGCAGCGGCATGGGCGCGAACGCTGCGCGCAAATTGGCAGATGATGGGTTCAAGGTTGGCATCCTGTCTTCGTCTGGCAAGGGCGAAGCGCTTGGCGGTGAACTTGGCGGCTTTGGCGTAACGGGCTCCAATCTTGATGGAGAAGCGCTGAACGAATTGGTCGAGGGTGCGAAGGATCGTTGGGGCCGCATTGATGTCTTGGTGAACTCTGCTGGCCACGGACCAAAAGGTCCGGTTCTCGAGATCAGTGACGAGGATTGGCATCAAGGAATGGAAGTCTACCTGATGAACGTTATCCGTCCGACAAGGCTGATCACACCTGTGATGCAAGCGCAGGGCGGCGGGGCGATCATCAACATCTCAACCTTCGCGGCATTCGAACCCGATCCCCTTTTTCCAACGTCTGGCGTCTTCCGGGCCGGACTTGCCGCATTCACAAAGCTCTACTCGGATAAGTATGCATCAGAAAACATTCGCATGAACAACGTCCTTCCGGGTTTCATAGACAGCCTGCCTGAGACCGAAGACCGCAAAGCACGTATTCCAATGGGACGTTACGGTTTCGCCTCGGAGGTGTCTTCTCTCATTTCGTGGCTCGCCTCGGAAAATGGTGGCTACATGACGGGACAAAACCTGTGTATCGACGGAGGGTTAACCCGTGCCGTCTGA